A single Kwoniella bestiolae CBS 10118 chromosome 8, complete sequence DNA region contains:
- a CDS encoding glutathione-disulfide reductase, translating into MPPLTKAQASEIEEYDYFVIGGGSGGLASARRAASYGAKVGLAEATPKLGGTCVNVGCVPKKVMWYTADIADNLRKAAAYGFGKDGEGNRIAGDFNWTELKHKRDAYIKRLNGIYETNLVKDKVDYHSGFASFIDANTLQIDGLDGETYQVKAKKITVAVGGRPTIPSEETIEGAKYGINSDGFFDIEEQPKRVAVVGAGYIAVELAGVFNTLGTETHLIIRHDQVLRTFDPMLSEVLVPYMEKTGLNIHKSSNVKKVEKTSSGSLLVHVDSLDKPLEVDVLLWAIGRHANTEKLGLEKLGIELDKKGDIVADDYQNTNVPNIYAVGDVAGKVLLTPVAIAAGRRLSNRLFGPEKYKNDKLSYENIPSVVFSHPTIGSVGLSEPEAEEKYGKENLKVYKTSFKAMSFAMLDENHKQPTSYKLICTGPEEKVVGLHIIGEGSDEMLQGFGVAVKMGATKDDFDSCVAIHPTSSEELVTLR; encoded by the exons ATGCCGCCTTTGACTAAAGCCCAAGCGTCTGAGATTGAGGAGTA TGACTACTTCGTCAttggtggtggatctggTGGATTGGCTTCTGCT AGACGAGCCGCTTCGTACGGTGCTAAAGTCGGTTTGGCAGAGGCTACCCCCAAACTGGGAGGTACCTGTGTGAACGTCGG ATGTGTACCCAAGA AGGTCATGTG GTACACCGCCGATATCGCCGACAACCTCAGAAAAGCCGCTGCTTACGGATTCGGCAAAGATGGTGAGGGCAACAGGATTGCGGGTGACTTCAACTGGACAGAGTTAAAACACAAGAGAGATGCCTATATCAAGAGATTGAACGGTATCTA CGAAACCAACCTCGTCAAAGATAAAGTAGACTACCACTCCGGCTTCGCCTCCTTCATCGACGCAAACACTCTCCAAATTGACGGTCTCGACGGCGAGACCTATCAAGTAAAAGCCAAGAAAATCACCGTCGCCGTCGGTGGACGacccaccatcccctccGAAGAGACCATTGAGGGCGCCAAGTACGGGATCAACTCGGACGGGTTCTTTGATATTGAAGAACAGCCCAAGAGGGTCGCAGTGGTTGGAGCGGGGTATATCGCCGTGGAGTTGGCGGGAGTATTCAATACGCTGGGTACGgagactcacttgatcattAGACATGATCAGGTGTTGAGGACTTTTGATCCGATGTTGAGCGAGGTTTTGGTTCCTTACATGG AGAAAACCGGTCTAAACATCCACAAATCCTCCAACGTCAAAAAAGTCGAAAAGACCTCCTCGGGCTCTCTCTTAGTCCACGTAGATTCCCTGGACAAACCCCTCGAAGTAGACGTCCTCCTCTGGGCTATCGGTCGACACGCCAACACCGAGAAGCTCGGATTAGAGAAGTTGGGCATCGAATTAGATAAAAAGGGAGATATCGTCGCAGACGATTATCAAAATACCAATGTACCCAACATCTACGCTGTGGGAGATGTCGCTGGTAAAGTCTTGTTGACTCCTGTTGCTATCGCTGCTGGACGGAGATTGTCAAATAGGTTGTTCGGGCCTGAGAAGTATAAGAATGATAAGTTGTCTTATGAGAATATCCCTTCGGTCGTTTTCTC CCACCCCACCATCGGTTCCGTAGGTCTGTCAGAACcagaagcagaggagaaATACGGTAAAGAGAATTTAAAGGTGTACAAGACCTCT TTCAAAGCGATGTCATTCGCAATGCTCGATGAGAATCACAAACAACCCACCTCTTACAAGTTGATCTGTACCGGACCAGAGGAGAAGGTCGTGGGATTACATATCATCGGTGAAGGAAGTGACGAGATGTTACAAGGAT TCGGTGTAGCAGTCAAGATGGGAGCTACCAAGGATGATTTCGATTCTTGTGTGGCTATCC ACCCAACATCATCCGAGGAATTGGTAACTCTTCGATAG